A single genomic interval of Rhododendron vialii isolate Sample 1 chromosome 3a, ASM3025357v1 harbors:
- the LOC131319188 gene encoding E3 ubiquitin-protein ligase PUB22-like, whose protein sequence is MGEIEVPPFFLCPISLEMMKDPVTIPTGITYDRESIEKWLFTNKNKNCPVTKQVLSNPDLTPNHNLRRVIQSWCTLNASHGIERVPTPKAPVNKSQIIKLLKDAKSPQMQIKCLKRLRSIASTSETNKRCIESSGGVDFLASLVKNNNTSTTSLEACDHDGLEFTKPSDEALSILFSLQLSESALKSLNAKNGEFIQSLINVLQVGCYESRAYAVLLLNSILEVEEPAQLVALKPEFFVGLVQILHDQISPKASKAALQLLINVGPWGRNKLKAAEAGTVKVLVDLLLDSSEKRACEMILTALDQLCQRADGRAELLKHGAGLAVVSKKILRVSKVGSERAVRILLSISKYSASPTVVQEMLQLGVASKLCLVLQVDSGSKAKEKAREVLKLHARAWKNCSCIPMGLLSSYPS, encoded by the coding sequence ATGGGTGAAATTGAAGTCCCTCCATTTTTCCTCTGCCCCATCTCTCTAGAGATGATGAAAGACCCCGTGACTATCCCCACCGGTATCACATACGACCGAGAAAGCATCGAAAAATGGTTATTCACCAACAAGAACAAGAATTGTCCAGTAACCAAACAAGTCCTCTCCAATCCAGATCTAACCCCGAACCACAATCTCCGCCGTGTGATCCAATCTTGGTGCACCCTCAACGCATCCCACGGCATCGAACGCGTCCCAACCCCGAAGGCACCCGTCAACAAGTCCCAAATTATCAAGCTACTCAAGGACGCGAAGTCGCCCCAAATGCAAATTAAATGCTTGAAGAGGCTCAGATCCATCGCTTCCACCAGTGAAACGAACAAACGGTGCATAGAGTCCTCCGGTGGGGTTGACTTCTTAGCTTCCCTTGTCAAGAACAACAACACTAGTACTACTTCACTAGAAGCATGTGATCACGATGGGCTTGAATTCACAAAACCTAGTGATGAAGCCCTAAGCatactcttctctctccaacTATCCGAATCCGCCCTCAAATCCCTCAACGCGAAAAACGGCGAATTCATCCAGTCGTTAATCAATGTATTGCAAGTCGGATGCTACGAGTCTCGAGCATATGCCGTGTTACTATTGAACTCGATTCTAGAAGTGGAGGAACCTGCGCAACTCGTAGCCTTGAAGCCCGAATTCTTCGTCGGGTTGGTCCAAATCTTGCACGATCAAATCTCTCCCAAGGCCTCCAAGGCGGCACTGCAGCTGCTAATCAACGTGGGGCCGTGGGGGCGAAACAAGCTGAAAGCAGCGGAAGCGGGCACGGTGAAAGTACTGGTCGATCTTCTGCTTGATTCTTCGGAGAAGAGGGCATGCGAGATGATCTTAACGGCGTTGGACCAGCTGTGCCAGCGCGCGGATGGGAGGGCTGAGCTATTGAAGCACGGGGCCGGGTTAGCAGTCGTGTCGAAAAAGATACTCAGGGTTTCGAAGGTGGGGAGCGAACGGGCCGTGAGGATATTGCTTTCGATATCGAAGTATTCGGCGAGTCCTACGGTTGTTCAGGAAATGCTGCAGTTGGGTGTGGCGTCGAAGCTgtgtttggtgcttcaagtggACAGTGGAAGCAAGGCCAAAGAGAAAGCAAGGGAGGTACTGAAGTTGCATGCTAGGGCTTGGAAGAATTGTTCTTGTATTCCAATGGGTCTGCTTTCTTCCTATCCATCATGA